The proteins below come from a single Dermatophilaceae bacterium Soc4.6 genomic window:
- a CDS encoding EAL domain-containing protein — protein MLTVLVTLAIVVGEFMFLSSVYSRGAPVRAQHTLAVQLASGLHEVDGSRAPALVDAAMPGLLAAGVPSGQLEALQQATRAVSVAPTDARSLLTVRTTADALQERLAAQARSIDVQANLIYVALLVVVSLGWMVWFRRLVGRHRELQRQITEQQASSVSEQRLAALVHNASDLVAVLDASTTITYATSSALAVVGLSAEDLTGRQLLSIIAPEDAQILAQHLVSSAPNDEHPVRLRMHHADGRTRQVEGSLVNLVADSAVRGFVLTVRDVTDRVALEEQLTHQALHDPLTGLANRRLFNDRLAHAIERRKADDAEIVVLFCDLDDFKDVNDRSGHDIGDQVLVHVAERVQAALRIGDTVARLGGDEFAILMEGASLADGLDVAHRVVASVSEPILLQGREVAVGVSVGVAASGPGARGSDTAAALEGGAPSPEATPLSSAEILRNADVAMYLAKDRGKAGVAVFESRLHEQAMEQLQVRVDLEQALSSDELVLHFQPTVDLTTGEIAGFEALVRWQHPTRGLLPPISFIPTAERTGQIVPLGQWVLRTACVAAVGMQTPGRRVTISVNVAAAQLASPTFCDEVKQVLHDTGLPPECLQLEIIESVLLGDLDTISARLEALRSLRVRIAIDDFGTGYSSLAYLRRLPVDVVKVDKSFVDNVTTDAHDAALTQAIIAMSQSLQLVTIAEGVEEAGQADWLTAADCSYGQGYLWSRPVPLDQARLLLAKSTRPNPAPTHPAGPALEVV, from the coding sequence GTGCTGACCGTCCTCGTGACGTTGGCGATCGTGGTCGGCGAGTTCATGTTCCTCAGCTCCGTCTACTCGCGAGGGGCACCCGTCCGGGCGCAGCACACGCTGGCGGTCCAGCTGGCGAGCGGCCTGCACGAGGTCGACGGCTCCCGGGCCCCTGCCCTCGTGGACGCCGCGATGCCAGGCCTGCTGGCGGCCGGGGTGCCGAGCGGACAGCTCGAGGCACTCCAGCAGGCCACGCGCGCTGTGTCTGTCGCACCCACTGACGCCCGGAGCCTGCTGACGGTGCGGACGACCGCCGATGCCCTGCAGGAGCGGCTGGCCGCTCAGGCGCGCTCCATCGACGTCCAGGCCAACCTCATCTACGTGGCCCTGCTGGTCGTGGTCTCGCTGGGGTGGATGGTGTGGTTCCGTCGGCTCGTGGGCCGTCACCGTGAGCTGCAGCGTCAGATCACCGAGCAGCAGGCGTCCTCGGTCAGCGAGCAGCGCCTGGCGGCGCTGGTGCACAACGCCTCCGACCTCGTCGCGGTCCTCGACGCCTCGACGACCATCACGTATGCGACCTCATCCGCTCTCGCCGTCGTCGGCCTGTCGGCGGAGGACCTCACCGGCCGTCAGCTGCTCTCGATCATCGCCCCCGAGGATGCCCAGATCCTCGCCCAGCACCTCGTCAGCAGTGCCCCGAACGACGAGCACCCCGTACGCCTGCGCATGCACCATGCCGACGGTCGCACCCGGCAGGTCGAGGGCAGCCTGGTCAACCTCGTGGCCGACAGCGCCGTCAGGGGTTTCGTCCTGACGGTGCGCGACGTCACCGACCGGGTCGCCCTGGAGGAGCAGCTGACCCACCAGGCCCTGCACGACCCGCTGACCGGTCTGGCCAACCGGCGCCTCTTCAACGACCGCCTGGCGCACGCGATCGAGCGGCGCAAGGCGGACGACGCCGAGATCGTCGTCCTCTTCTGCGACCTCGACGACTTCAAGGACGTCAACGACCGCTCGGGCCACGACATCGGCGACCAGGTCCTGGTCCACGTCGCCGAGCGGGTGCAGGCCGCCCTGCGCATCGGGGACACCGTCGCCCGGCTCGGCGGCGACGAGTTCGCGATCCTGATGGAGGGGGCGTCCCTCGCCGACGGCCTCGACGTCGCCCACCGGGTGGTCGCGTCGGTCTCGGAGCCGATCCTCCTCCAGGGCCGCGAGGTCGCGGTCGGGGTCAGCGTCGGCGTCGCCGCGAGCGGACCGGGTGCCCGTGGTTCCGACACCGCAGCCGCCCTCGAGGGCGGCGCACCCTCGCCGGAGGCCACGCCCCTGTCGAGCGCCGAGATCCTGCGCAACGCCGACGTGGCGATGTATCTGGCGAAGGACCGCGGCAAGGCCGGCGTCGCCGTCTTCGAGTCCCGGCTGCACGAGCAGGCCATGGAGCAGCTGCAGGTGCGGGTGGACCTCGAGCAGGCCCTGTCCAGCGACGAGCTGGTCCTGCACTTCCAGCCGACCGTCGACCTCACCACCGGCGAGATCGCCGGCTTCGAGGCCCTGGTCCGCTGGCAGCACCCCACGCGGGGTCTGCTGCCGCCGATTTCCTTCATCCCGACGGCCGAGCGCACGGGCCAGATCGTCCCCCTCGGCCAATGGGTCCTGCGCACGGCCTGCGTCGCGGCCGTCGGAATGCAGACACCCGGGCGTCGGGTGACGATCTCGGTGAACGTCGCGGCTGCCCAGCTCGCGAGCCCCACCTTCTGCGACGAGGTGAAGCAGGTGCTGCACGACACGGGTCTCCCGCCGGAGTGCCTCCAGCTCGAGATCATCGAGAGCGTCCTGCTCGGAGACCTCGACACCATCAGCGCACGGCTGGAGGCCCTGCGCAGCCTCCGGGTCCGCATCGCCATCGACGACTTCGGCACGGGATACAGCTCTCTCGCCTACCTGCGCCGACTGCCGGTGGACGTCGTCAAGGTCGACAAGTCGTTCGTCGACAACGTCACGACCGACGCCCACGACGCCGCCCTGACGCAGGCCATCATCGCGATGAGCCAGAGCCTGCAGCTGGTGACGATCGCCGAGGGGGTCGAGGAGGCCGGACAGGCCGACTGGCTCACCGCCGCCGACTGCAGCTATGGGCAGGGCTACCTCTGGTCCCGGCCCGTCCCCCTGGACCAGGCTCGCCTGCTGCTGGCCAAGAGCACACGGCCCAATCCTGCCCCGACGCATCCGGCAGGGCCTGCGCTCGAGGTCGTCTAG